ccctcccactgcagccactgctggctctgcatgactcaaaaacctccaaaaatcCTACAGCTCACAGCTCTAAGCCAGGGTGATTTCAGATTTCCAGGAAAATGATTGGGGGGAACCTCAGGATTTCAGGGGCTGGGGTAATTCCCAGTGGGACAATCCCAGAATTTTCCAGGTGGCTCTAGGGCAGTTCCAAGGGGACAatcccaggattttccaggTAGCTCTGGGGTAATTCCCAGTGGGACAATCCCAGAATTTCAGGCAGCTCTAGGGCAGTTCCAAGAGGACAATCCCAGGATTTCAAGTGCCCTGGAAAAAGTCCCCACTCacacagggggacaatcccagGATTCCAGGTGCCCTGGGGCATTCCCAGGGGGACATTCCCAGGATTCCAGGTGTCCTGGGGCagcactcactcactcactcactcactcactcactcactcactcactcactcactcactcactcactcactcactcactcactcactcactcactcactcactcactcactcactcactcactcactcactcactcactcactcactcactcactcactcactcactcactcactcactcactcactcactcactcactcactcactcactcactcactcactcactcactcactcactcactcactcactcactcactcactcactcactcactcactcactcactcactcactcactcactcactcactcactcactcactcactcactcactcactcactcactcactcactcactcactcactcactcactcactcactcactcactcactcactcactcactcactcactcactcactcactcactcactcactcactcactcactcactcactcactcactcactcactcactcactcactcactcactcactcactcactcactcactcactcactcactcactcactcactcactcactcactcactcactcactcactcactcactcactcactcactcactcactcactcactcactcactcactcactcactcactcactcactcactcactcactcactcactcactcactcactcactcactcactcactcactcactcactcactcactcactcactcactcactcactcactcactcactcactcactcactcactcactcactcactcactcactcactcactcactcactcactcacatGTGCAGGTTCTCTATCACCACGTTGAGGCTGAAGAGCCCCACAGACTGCATCCTCTTGTGTCTGCAGGTCAGGAACAGGCACAGGAGCTCCCCCACGTACTGGGGACCAAGGTTCTGCCACCTGGACAACAAAAGGACAAGGAGTGAGGCACTGGGATTAACTGGCATTTGGGAGAAGGAGCCAATTCCCACACCCAGTGGAATCTTGGCCAAAGCCAAGCCAGGAGattctcccagcactgctggaagcCAAGGTGCCCCCTCTTTTCCAGCAAATCACTGCTCCCCAAAATGAGAATGAAGCAACTCCCAACAGCTCCACCTGTGCATTGCCAAGATTTGCACCCCTGACTCGGGTGAGAATGAAGCAACTCCCAACAGCTCCACCTATGCATTGCCAAGATTTGCACCCCTGACTTGGCCCAAGCTGCTCCCCAAATCTCAGCCCCATGggcacacagggagcagggctcaCTCACACTCTCAGCATGGTGCCTTTCTCCCGACTCAGGTCCCTCAAGAGCAGGTTGGCAGTGCCACACAGGATGTGCTCTGCACAGGCAAGTTGGTCCAGCAACAGCCTCAGAGCCCAGAAGTTTTTCTAAGAGACAAAAATGTGTGATTTAACCTCAGTGCCAATCACTCcttaaaataacaataacaaaaataaagatcaaaCAAAGTCAAGTTAAACGTGGCTAAAACCTCCAGGATGGTGGTTTCAGcattaaaaagcttttcaacATTATTTGCTTTGATCTCTTAGAACAGGGATCAGTTTCTAGGACTCACCCCAAAGGCCAGGACTATCTCTAAGAAGGAAGTCAAGTGGGGAAGGTCACAACAAAGCACCTGCTGCACTGCTTGCACTGCCAGGACCAGAGAAGCCTCGTGGTGCAGCTACACAAGAGacagcaacaggaaaagaaatggatttAACAGCCCCTTTTATTTACCCACTGAAACCAGCACTGAGCTATTCCAGTTCAGCCAGAGAGCCTGGAGGTCACACAACAAATCCACAAGAACCTTATCAAGAGTTAAAAACAGGGATTTTATTTCTGGTGCTCTCAGAAATGTGAAATCTCACACAGGAGCAGTAATGGGGaattaaagggggaaaaatccaGCTCAGGAGTCACATATTTGGAGAATAAGTGAAAATTTCCTCCTCCACAAAAGTTAAAAAGAATAAGGCAGCTCCTTAGATGACTGCATGGAATATGGAATGTTTTTCCTGCCACCTTCAAATAAGTTCCACATACTTGAAAtccttaatttaaaagaaatttagaaCTGCTGGGCAATTCTGAGTTTTGAGACAGGCAGTGAGAAGCCCCAGTGTCCTGTTTGAGCCAAATCCTGGGAGAAATTAAGACACAATCAATTattcccagccctcctccttTATAAATCCATAAATTTGGACAGGGATAAAGATTTCTGGATTGAAGATGACCTTCAGCTCTCTACCTTCAGATCTGCTCCACAGTTTAGACTGTGCTCATCTTAAGCTGGCCACAGCCAAAAAACACCTTCCAGGCCCCtcttaaaagcttttcttaatAACCCAACATTTTTCACTGCTGGGGTTAATTTCCTTTGTTGGCATCACTCACCTGACcagagaaaaaagcagatgGTAAAGAGACATTAACTCCAGACTTGAGATCCTCCAGGAAGTTGCCACTGGCTGCCAGCACTTTCTGcaaggggacagtgagggacaaGGATGGCACATCCCccccaaaccaaccccaaaGAGTGCCAGAAATAGGGTTTAATGTGCTTTTCTCAGCATTCCTGCAGAGGGTGGTGCCTGCTCCACATCACTCTCAAGGGAAGATGAGTCTCTACAGCACCAACCAAAATCTATCAGAAACTCTTCATTTTTGTAGGGCTGAGATGGAAAAATCCCCTCGTGcgatgggcagggacactttacactgctgcaggctgctccaagctctgtccagcctggccttgggcacttccagggatccaggggcagccacagctcctctgggaatctgtgccagggcctcactcAGGGAGGAAGTTACTTATAGCATCTAATCTAAACTTGACctgggaatctgtgccagggcctgcccaccctcacagtctggaattccttcccaatctCCCacctgaccctgccctctggcagtgggaagccacCCCCAGTCCAGGCCCTTTCTGATCTGCTCCATCTCACCATGAACAGATCCAGAaccagccccaggcactgagctgggagcacagtGAACCCATTTCCAGCAGCCTTGAGCACTCCTGAACCCCCACACCCCGCACAGCCACCAGGATGAGGCACTGGAAGTGAGCTCTGCCATTTGGGAGAAGGAGCCAATTCCCACACCCAATGGAATCTTGGCCAAACCCAAGCCAGGAGattctcccagctctgtctggtACCTCTTGGAAAGCAAGGGGGGGCTCTCCCAAGGACAAGGGAAGTAGGTTCCCCCTCTTCTCCAGCAAATCACTGCTCCCCAAAATCATGATGAAGGAACTCCAACATTTGGCCTAAAAATCAACAGAACATTCGTGTTACAGAGTGAAATCTGTGCAGATGGGTAAATTATCCAGAGAAGAAAGGGGTCAGAGTAAATTCTGTCCCTCTCAAGGAGTGGGAACAGGACAGGAGAGGGAATTTTGGCCTCACTCACGCTCCTGTAGAGTGCCTCACTGCTGTAGAGCAGTTTGAGTCCCTGCTTAATTAGCACAGTGGTCCTCAGGGGAGAGcctgcagggatggaaatgaaaagcATCAAACCCAGATCCCACACACCCCAAATaactgcacagcaggagcacaagCAGGATATTCAGGATATTCACTTAGTTCCAGACCTGCTTCTGCAGAGCCAagtgctcccagctgctttACACAGGTTTGTTGGTGGAACAGATAAAGAACAGATCCAAAACACAGttctggaaagctgcagggaactggacacagcccagaCTGAGCCAGGTGACCCCAAAGAAGATATCACACCACACTGAGGGATCTCACACTTCCAAGAATTCTGCCAGCAGGGAACAAGTCCCAGATTAATCCTTCATGGCAGAAGACACCCTGAGAAGCAGCAAGCCCAGGACAGGTGATGACAATTATCAGAGGCTGAGTTAATGATTCTGATGATGAAACATTTCCCATCAGGGGTTTTCTCCTCAAGGTCATGGCTGAGACAAAGCCAAGTCCCCACTAACAGTGGCAATGCTGGGAGGGAATGAAGGGCTTGggattttctttaataatttctcTTACTTTGCTTTCAGCAGAAGCTCACAGCTGACAAAATGAGTGTTCTGAGCTCCAGCACAAAGCCATCCTTCCTGCCTGCTATTTTCAACAAAATGAGTGTTCTGAGCTCCAGCACAAAGCCATCCTTCCTGCCTGCTGTTttcatggtttgggttggaaagaacctcaaagcccatccagctCCAACCCAACACCTcccactaccccaggctgctccaagccctgccctgggacttccaggggtccaggggcctgcccaccctcacccaattcccagcagtgctcaggatATCACTCATTGGAATGCCAAGGAAGAGCTGGAATGAAATTCTCAgttgaaggaaggaaggaagtgaCACTTGCCAGCTGTAACCCAGGGCCCTGTGTCCAGCACATCATTCCCAGAGGGAACACAGCCTGTCCTGAAGATCTTGAGGTAGACCTTGAACTGGCAGGGAGTGatcctgcaggcagagcagcaggccAGGCTGTtcacagggaacagcagggaatgggcagCATCCAGGAAATTCCCAGTTTTGCACAGGTAGAAGGGGATCAGATCCCGAAGGTCTCGGAGCCTGccaagagaaaatgaaaatttgggtTTTAGCAGGATAGGTTTAATGGGATTTGTGGGGAGATCTGGTTGTGCTTGAGCATTACAGAGGGGAGGAAAGGTGAgcagagagagggggagaggaaaaaacgggaaggggaaaagagaggaagaggggaaaagggaaaagcaaaagagaagaaaaaaagggaagggagggaaaagagagggaaaaggaaaagggagaagagaggggaaaaggaaagggggaaatcCATTTACCTTTGGTTTTCATTGCATTTCACAGCTCTCAGGTAACGAACAACTTCCTTATACCTGGGGAGGAAAACAGAaggtgaggaggaaggggaaggaagagcagaaCAGTGCACAGGGCACGTATCCCCTACAATggaagcagcaaagcaggagagCTTCCCACATGAGAGAAtctgcacagcaggacagaaataCAGCTGGAAGTAAACTCTAGAGGTTATTCCCAGATTATCTCAACTCTGGCAGAATAAAACCAGAGATTGTCTTGCAGCTGAATTCTGGATTGTTTGGAATACTGGATTTCTGGAGTACAGCTCTCTGAAGATTCATAGCAGATTTTTCTGGCTGCTTTCCACTTGTCAGCCTTTGATGAAGAGGAATTGCTTGAAAAATCAACATGCAAAACCTGTAGGGTTTTGAAATGAGCCACtccagaaatctttttttttttttttaatcctgaggcatttttttttttttttttaatcctgaggCATTCAAAGGGCTTTGAGGAACTCCAAAAAGCTCCTGGCCTtgttgtgaagaaaaaaaaaaactttaaaaaagtctttgttttgtgtttcccAATTATACCAAAGCACAAAGGTTTGGAGCAGTCAAAATGCAAGAACTGAGCTCCTAAAATGAAAAGCCAAACCAATctcacttgtttttttccagcagtttctCCACTCGAGCCTCCACAACAGAGAGGGCTTCCCACAGGAACgttttcctccctttctgtCTCCTCTGCCCAGTGATGTTCTGGCCTTTTAAAACTGTGGTTAGCAACATATGGTCCCAGGGCAAAACATTCAAACTggaaggattaaaaaaacaacaaaaaagtgatttttaactGTGTTTTGTTGTACATCGCTAATGAACTCCTTTAAGGATTGTGAAGtttcattaatgaaatattttgggcTTTAGAGCTCAGTTCtgggggaaaggaaataaactttAGGGAGAACAGCTTAGTCATGGCATAaaacagggaaagcagcaaacactgaaatattcctCTACACTGCCTCTAAATATCCCTCTACATCCCCCTTTTATTATCAGGAAAAGAACATTCCACTGGATCCAAATCTACCCAGAACTCACCTGTTTGAGAAGGCATAGCAGTGACAGGGAAGGGAGATGGACTGAAAAAATTCAACAAACTTGTCATAGAGAATTTTTGGGAAGTCACACAACACCAGCATCCTCTGAAGTCGAGTTGTGATCCTGGGATTTGAAAAGACAAACAATTCCAAAagggtattttaaaatgagGGGAGTTGTCTTTTTAAATCATATGGGACACTACacaagtttggggtttttttgtttggatcTCTACttgaatttctgctttaagTTTTGTAGTGAATAATGAAATTACTGGGCTGTGGATCTGTTTGGtttaagttttaaaacaaaaatctccaaGGAATGTGTACTGCAAACACCTCAAACTGTGCTGGACCTGAGCCCCTGCACCTTCCCTGCTACTGGAACCATTTTTATATTCATTGataagtggaaataaaaaagaagagtttACTCTTCAAAATTTTGGCAGGGAGGTAAAGACAAACTCTTCCCTTTTTTGTTCCaagtaagaaattaaaaaaatcacgAATagcaatttaaaatgcaaactgcTGAAGGATTTAGGTTGTCATTAGCTCCAGAAAAGCTGAGAATATAGAACTGGGTTGGAAAGAATTGAATTCTTCCCCATCAACCCTCTGTGGCAGGTGAATCTGGGGGGAAAGGTGAAGGATGGAGCTAAAATGGGAAGTGAATTCagccaggggagctgggtgTCCTCATTCTCCAGCCTCTGGGGGAGCttttgctgctccttcccaggggaaTCCTGCTGTGACCTCCCAGCCACTCTTTACTCCTTGGTGTAACAGCCAGACCTGCTCTGGCCCCCCACGTGCCTCTGAACAGAGGATTTGTCAcccaaaacacattttagagCCAAGCAGAAAGTCTGAGCCAGCAAGGACACCAGTGTTACCTTTGGAACAGAAATGGGACAGCAATCCTTATGGAAGCAGTGGGGCCAAGGTTCTGACAGTTCTTAAGCCTGGAAAAAACCAGCACTAATTAATGCCTGCCTCcccttcctgcctttttcccttctctctacTCAGCTGTTGAGGAAaactttttaaggaaaactcTTGGAAGCTGGCATGCTGATAGAAATTCCTGCAAAGACTGAAGTGCAAAATTCCCAGCTAACAAATGCAGCCTGCTCCTTGCAAACCTGGCTCACTCCCCAGCAGaactgcagggcagctgctgcttcaaacCAATCCACAcatcatttccttctcttttacCAAAACCCTGAATTTAAACCCAAAAATGCTCAGGTTTCACAAAGCAAAGCTCTGTAATGCTGAAAAGCGTTTTGCTGAGTTGCTATGAGTAACTTGGAAGTTCTAAGTTAGGTTAAATGCTGTTGAAGTGTTATTCCCCTGAAATTATTAAGGTTAACTTTTAAGCCAAGATTAAGTTAGGTCTAAGTGCTGTTTCTTTGGTGAATTGTTAAACCTAAGGTGTAATTTAATGTATTGTTAAGATTTTAAGGCTGAGTTCCTTTTTATCTTTGCTGTTCCTTTTGTCCCACACTCCCCTCAGTAGTTCTCAgctcatttccttttctgaatgCCTGGActaggtttggttttgttgttgctcgttttccttttttgtcccTAAGATCTCCTGTAAGCAGTGGAGCAAATCTTTCCAATCAACTTTGTTGTTTAATATTAAATCTGGCTTTCCCTTGgcagggattttttaaataatctcaGACTCTCATTCCTGCTTAACTTCACCTTCTCACATCCAACctcttcttttccccaaaaGCCCACTTCTCCCTCAGTGTGTTcaccttcctcctgctgtgctgcagcctgggctgggatttttaCACTTTCCTCACTCCTAATAAACAAAGCCCCAGGATTCTCTCACTAATTCCCCTCCcctggagggaagagggaagactCTTAGTGGGCCAGGTACTTACAGAGCAGGGTCTTTGTGCAGGGCAATCTGTTtagctgctcccagcagcatgacagcagcagctttggggctTTCTTGTTCTGCCTGATTTAAAAATCTTGTTACCAGCTCAAAAACATCAGAATACCTGAAAAAGTCAAGTGGCCTGTGAGATCAAGGGTCAGCGACAAGAGACTTCCCAAAAAAACTGCTAGCTGTGGTCATCCCACAGCTTGAGAGCAATCCAGAACCCAGCCTTGCCTTCAAAGGATCTCCAGCACTATGGGAAGGTGCTGGCACAACCAATACTTTGTGTATTTTGAAGGTTTGTTATACCAGTGAGAAGGTGAAACTCATTCTGAGGAAGAAATTAGTAAAAATCTCAGAATGgttagggttggaaggaaccttaaatcCTAACTCCAACatcttccaccatcccaggctgctccaagccctgtccaccATGGCCTTGGGccctcccagggatgcaggggcagccacagctcctcttggaatctgtgccagggcctgcccacccacccagggaaggatttgtcccaatatcccacctaaagCCCCACCAAAACCCAGGCCTTAGGTTCCCACTGCCCCAGAGACCATCAGgtgtcctgcacagcacaggagattTAAACACACATTTAAGAGGGATTTTAAACTACACCCAAGTGCAATTTACCTTACTGACCTCTCTCAACTCTATTTTTGCTGTCTCAGGTGCCACAATCCTGATTACAACTCGTTAAATAAATCAAAGTTACCCTGACAAACCCAAATCTTTTGTGACTTACCTGTACACCACCTCCATGTTCTGTGAGCTGCACACATTGCACTGCCCCGGGGGCAACtttggctggcagcagcattcACGTCCTGGGGAACACAACCTTTCCCCTGTCAGGTATTTGTTATAGGCCACAGAAAGATCCTTGATGAATTTTTCTAGGAGATCTCCTAAGagacaagacagaaaaaaaaaaattgcacaaagagttttgcatgtttttttccaaaattgaAAGTTCCCCGTGTGAAAttatttagggggaaaaaaagttttgcatgtttttttccaaaatcgAAAGTTCCCCGTGTGAAAttatttagggggaaaaaattccccATGTGAAATTTTCTAGGGAATTGTTTGCATCCAGTTTTATTGGTCAGGAAAGCTTTGAtgctgaaagaggggaaattcaggtgggatattgggattAGGTGTTTTGGGAACACAGCACCCAGGAAAGGGCCTGAGTAGccccaggatttttgggaacacagcacccagggcagggccTGAGTAgccccaggattttggggaacACAGCACCCACCCCCACGCCTCAGCTCTgtgtccagctccagcagctccaagttGAAGGTGGCCAGCACTCCAGCCAGGGCAAAGTTCCTCTGTGCCTTCCAGAAGTTGCTTTTGTTGTGGGCAttgcagtgg
This genomic stretch from Ficedula albicollis isolate OC2 chromosome 14, FicAlb1.5, whole genome shotgun sequence harbors:
- the LOC101820492 gene encoding uncharacterized protein LOC101820492, with the protein product MDSQCYPGGCQVVPVWKLVATWPSEKAEENIILISDDDDDEGESTQGSSVLFVEPQEKSPLEEKKSEELVDEEGDLVVTYCKQANVMPHARHDCTTRPFERRESDTCSPLGKNADICEQCYCYICDKLAAECSLWTTPSLCHCNAHNKSNFWKAQRNFALAGVLATFNLELLELDTELRRGGDLLEKFIKDLSVAYNKYLTGERLCSPGRECCCQPKLPPGQCNVCSSQNMEVVYRYSDVFELVTRFLNQAEQESPKAAAVMLLGAAKQIALHKDPALLKNCQNLGPTASIRIAVPFLFQRITTRLQRMLVLCDFPKILYDKFVEFFQSISLPCHCYAFSNSLNVLPWDHMLLTTVLKGQNITGQRRQKGRKTFLWEALSVVEARVEKLLEKNKYKEVVRYLRAVKCNENQRLRDLRDLIPFYLCKTGNFLDAAHSLLFPVNSLACCSACRITPCQFKVYLKIFRTGCVPSGNDVLDTGPWVTAGSPLRTTVLIKQGLKLLYSSEALYRSAKCWSSFIMILGSSDLLEKRGNLLPLSLGEPPLAFQEKVLAASGNFLEDLKSGVNVSLPSAFFSGQLHHEASLVLAVQAVQQVLCCDLPHLTSFLEIVLAFGKNFWALRLLLDQLACAEHILCGTANLLLRDLSREKGTMLRVWQNLGPQYVGELLCLFLTCRHKRMQSVGLFSLNVVIENLHMCPWAKQLCTFFLESGLRQLPFGTTVHHEVSKFISVFENL